The genomic region GCCTAGCATGTCTGAACTTAAATCTTCTGAATCAGTCTGAATACTCATGAATCAGCCTTTTAATTTCCTCAACACAACGACTTTTAACTCGGCTCTTCAAAACTTTCACAGAATCAATTTTTATTTCAGTTTTTTCGCTAATTTGGTGATGAGAGTTGCCTTCTAAGCTCAGCTTAAAAACTTCAATGGCTTGACCTGAAAAAACACTTTCTAGATTTTTCAGGGCCGTTTGGAGAATGAAATTTTCCCATTCCTTTTCGATTATCTCATCAATATGAGGCTCGTCAATTATAATCGGTTCTTCAGCAGTAAATTCTAATTTTTTATTTTTATTTGATCTAAAGTAATTTAATACTTCATTGCGCGCGACAGTTGAAAGCCAACTGCGGAATTTGCCTTTACTATTGTCATATTTGGGAAGTGACTTCCATAAGTGCATAGTAATTCGCTGATAAAGATCATCAATATCATTGACGTTAATATTCATCTTACGAAGAAGGAAATAAATAAAGTTTCTATAAAACTCTAAAAATTCTTCCCAGGCTTTAAGGTCATCTCCATCACAGGCTCGCATTAATAAAGATTGGCGTGTTATGTAATTATCACTCACTATTTACCTTTATTTACAATTGAAATAAGTACTTCAAGCCATCCCTCCAAATAAAAACTACCATGAAGGTATAAGCAAATTAAATCTCGAAATCTGAACCTAAATATATCTCGCAAGCTTTTTTATCTGTCACTAAGAATTCACTCGTGCCTTCACATAGAAGTTCGCCTTTATTCATGATATAACCATAGTCAACGATCGAAAGCATATCGCGAACAGAATGGTCAGTAATGAGAATCGAGATACCACGATCTTTTAAACGACGTATGATTTTCTGAACTTCACTTACAGCGATGGGATCAACTCCCGCAAAAGGTTCATCTAGCATCAGAAAACTTGGGTTTGTCACTAAAGCACGAGCAATCTCTAAACGGCGACGTTCACCACCAGAAAGAGTGACTGCAGCCTGATCGGCAACTTTTTCTAAGCCCAATTCATCAATTAGATTATGCATGCGTTTAACGCGCTCAGCCTTATCTAATTTTAGCATTTCAAGAATGGCCATGATATTGTCTTTCACGCTAAGTCGTCTAAAAACAGAAGGTTCTTGAGCGAGGTAGCCCATGCCCATACGAGCACGTTTATACATCGGGAGCTTAGTTACATTTTCACCATTAAAGAGTACTTTCCCTTCTTCTGGACGTACAAGTCCCACTACCATATAAAAAGAAGTGGTTTTACCTGCACCATTAGGCCCAAGTAAGCCAACAATTTGACCTCTTTCTACATTGAAAGAAACGCCTTTTACAACACGTTTTTTCTTATATTCTTTGACCAAGCCTTCAGCTTTTATAATGTAATCCATTTATTTAGCCTTCTCTAGGCTATTATCACTTTCAATTGTAATAGGTCCCGACTCGATGGTTTCACTATCGCGATGAATAACAAAATGATCAGATTTCATTTTCTGTCCATCTTCTGAAATCAAAATGGGATTGCCTGTGAGAGTAATGGTTTGGTCTTTGAGTAAGTAGACGGCTTTGTCTGAGGTCGCCGTATTAGGTGATTGACGGATTTTTACATTGTCAATAGCGACAATTTTTTCAATTCCACCCTTAGTCGCTGGTGTTGCTTTTTGTTTCGCAGTCGCCTCGGTCGCTTTTATTGCTTTCGAATAAAAGATATGCATTTCATCACATTCTAAATAAAAATCGCCATCTTCTACAACGACATTGCGCTTAAAAATAGCTATGCCTTTTTTACTGTTGTAGCTCGAAGATGAGGCTTGAATACGCAAGGGAACTTTTTTCACTTCGGGTTTTTTAGCGCCTGTCGTATCTTTTTCGCCTTCTTTAGCGCCTGTCGTATCTTTTTCGCCTTCTTTAGATTTAAGTGTTTCTTTGTCACTTAGCGGTTTCTCTAGCTTTGAATCTTGTTCTACTGACTTTATGGCTTCAGTTTCTTGGGCACTTAATACCATCGCGAACAGTAGAACGATTAAAAATTGTTTCATTTCTTTGTCTCTTTCTTTTTCTCTTGTTTACTTACTTTAAAAACAGCTTTGACTTGACTGCGAATTCTTATATTTTGATCATTAACCGCAACATCATAACCCACACCATCAATTTTACCTTCATTAAAAGTAATACTTACTTTCTCAGTCGATTTAATTTTTTGTGCGCCTTGATCATATAAGCAACTGGGGCTTTTAATCAAAATTGGCGTTCCTTTTTTCTGATAGATATTCAAAGTATACTTAGTTAATTTAATATCTTGACCATAAAAGCGTGCTTCATCTGCCAATAGATCCATTTTCTTAAATCCTGTTTCGTCAACATCGGAATAACGAGCATTTTTTATCTTTAATTGTGTTTCAGCCTGAACTGAAAACAAAAATAATACCATCAGAAAAATAAACTTCATGAATTTTGTACCTTCAATAATTGTTCAACTTTTGCCACATCCTCGGGAGTATCCACACCGACACTTTCACGATCACTTATGGCTACGAGTATCTTCTCACCATGTTCCAAAACACGTAGTTGTTCAAGTGATTCTATTTTTTCTAAGCTGCCTTGTGGCCAAGTAATAAAATCAAAAAGTAGTTTGCGACGGTAAGCATAAATCCCCCAATGAAGATAAATACTATCACCTTCTTCTGGCTGATTACGACTAAATGGAATTGCGCAACGAGAAAAATAAAGCGCTTGTTGATGATTATCTAAGACTACTTTTACATTATTTGGATTTGTATATTGCTCACTAGAAAAATCTTTTTTTACGGCCACGGTTCCCATATTCACTTCAGGGGACGCCAACATACGATCCACGAGTTCATCTATAACTTCTGTTGGCAATAAGGGCTCATCACCTTGTAGGTTAATAATAAGCTCACAATCAATCCCTTGCACTGCTTCAGCAATTCTATCTGTCCCAGTGGGATGATCACTCCTAGTCATGACTACCTCGCCGCCAAATGCTTTGACGCAATCAAATATTTGCTGATTATCGGTCGCAACAATGACTTTATCTACTTTAGAAGCAGCCGCTTTTTCATAAGTCCATTGAATCATAGGTCGCCCAGAAATCAGGGCTAGAGGTTTCCCCGGGAAACGTGTACTTCCATATCTTGCGGGAATTACGGCTACTATTGTCATGTTCTTCCTGGTTTTCTAAGGCAGTTTTTGTATATAAAAGCGTCAATGTATCCTGAATCTCTTATTTTTCACTTGTCTTTTAGGCCGATGTGGGCAGATTGTGCTTACTAAACCACCTAGGAAAACTTAATGACTTTGCAAATAACTGCACTACTAATATCTCTCTGCTTAATTGCTCCCAGCCTTTTACTTTTTTTTGCGAAGAATGAAAAAGTGAAAAATATGCCTCGTGAGCGCATCATCGGTAGCATCTTAACTCTAGCTTCATTTGCTTGGGCTGGACTACAAGGATACACCTTGCTTAAAGAAGATTTCACCTCTATTGCTCGTATCCTGCCCTATGCTGTCCCTATTGTAGCCATCGCTAGTTGTGCATTTATGGACTATCTATTTACTCGTGGTCTAGGCTTCGCCCTCTGTTTACTTAGTACACAATACCTCAATCAGCTTTTTGCTGCAGATCCAAGTGCTCGCCAACTGGCTTCAATCGCAGGATATATTGCGATCATCACAGGCATGTTTTTAGTTGGTCAGCCCTGGATACTCCGTAAAGGCATAGAAATTTGTCGCGAGCAAGATAAATGGCGTAAAATAATCCCATCCGCATTTATCGCCTCAGCATTAATCATTGTTATCATCCCTTTCTCTTCATGATTAACCTTCAAGAAAGTGATGCTCCGCTAGCAGAGCTCAATATTAAGCTCCCCCAGGGTTTTTCTGAGAAAGCCGAAGAAATCTATCAAGTTGTGACCAAGATTAATGAAACTCATAATCTAACCCGTATAACTTCACTTGAAGACTTCAAGATTCGCCATTTGATTGATAGCATTAGCTCCATTGGCTACTACCCCGAATTGGCCACTGATGCCATTAAAATCCTCGACCTCGGTTGCGGTGGTGGCTTCCCCTGTATTCCTCTTGCCGCTTATAATCCAAAACTCGATATCACCGGATTGGATTCAGAAGGCATGAAAGTTAAATGTGTGGCTCAAGCTGCAAAAGAACTTGGTCTAGATAATTTAAAAACTATCCATGCTAGAGGACGAGAACTCGCTATTAAAGAAGAACACAAAGCGAGTTACGACCTCGTTACGGCTCGAGCGGTGGCCACTGCCGATAAACTCATTAAAGAATGTCGACAATTCCTCAAGCCTAAAGGTCGCATTCTACTCTATAAAACTCCTGATGCTATTAAAAAAGAAGATAAGCTCACTCAACGGGAAGCCAAAAAATATAAATTTGATATCGAGCTGAGTCCTATCTTCACTCTACCTAATGATGCTGGCGAACGTCAGTTCATTGTTTTTCATTCACAAAGATGACTTTTGAATCTGACTTAATCCCCGGAAAACTCATTAAACGCTGGAAACGCTTCCTCTCTGAAATAGAACTGGAAACGGGCGAAATAGTCAGAGCTCACTGTCCCAATTCTGGTCGTATGACTCAATGCATGGAAACGGGTGCTCCCGTACTTATTAGATTTGTCGATGACCCAAAGCGCAAACTCAAGTATACCTGGGAACTTGTACATACCGGCAGCCACTGGGTGTGCATTAACACCATGCGGGCTAACCAAGTTATCAAGGAAGCCTTAATCAATAAAGCCCTGCCTGAATTTGCTAAGTACGCAAAGATTCAGCCCGAATATAAAGTCGGAAAATCACGGATAGATTTTTTTCTAGAAAATGATGATGAAAAATGCTTTATTGAAGTTAAGTCGGTAAGCTACATCGAGGGTGATCAATGCTGCTTTCCCGATGCCCCTACAAGCCGTGGACTGAAGCACCTTCATGAACTGATGGAACTTAAAAAAGAAGGTCATCGTGCGGTGATGCTTTTTCTCACCATGTCAGATCAGCCAAAATATTTTAAGCCCGCTACACATGTTGACCCCGCATATGCACAGGCTTTAAAGGACGCGGCTCTCGCAGGTGTAGAAATATTAGTCTACACCTGCCATAGCTCAGCAGAATCAATGACTCTTGCGAGTAAGATCCCCTACTCTCTCTAATTCAAAAAATACTGCTTGATTATGGCCGTATATAAATCGGCGACACGGTAGCCATCTTTTTCACATTCAGTAATAATTCTATCCAATTTTGATTCATCTTGAACGCCAGGTTCACGACCAAACATATAGGAAATTAATTTTTTACTAAAAGCTCTCGCAGTCGCTTTTTCATATTTAACTAAATAATCTTTGAGCTCTACAAGATCATTAATCCTTTGATTATTAATTTTAACTGGATCTTTAACATAATGGTTATTATCTCCGCCAATTGAGTCAAAACGATCCATAATAATGGCTAAGGAATCCATCTTTTTATGACAACTATTACAAGCAGGATCTTGTGCGTGTACCGCTAAACGTTCTCGTAGCGTCTTAGCATTTTGGTCTGATACAAATAACTCTACATCAACATTAGGAGGACTTGGCAAAGGGGAGTCAAGTATATTTTCAGAAATCCATGCTGCTCGGCGTAAAGGCAAAGGATCAACTCCATTGCCGGTAGAAGTCAGAAAGGCTCCCATGCCTAGAATCCCACCACGGTTCTCATCAGTCATTTCTTGTTGTGAAAAATCAAATTCTGAAACAACTGGCGCTACATCTCTGCCTCTAAGTTTAGCCCAACCAACACCATTATAGAAATCGACTAAATCAGGATTTAGCATGGCATAATCAGCTTTCACTATTTCTCTAATAGGTCGATTATTTTTAAACAGATTTTCTACAAAGAGTTCCGCTTCGACCCGAAAAGCATCTTCAAAATTCTTGGCATAATAAGTGCTAAAGCTTTCTTCGTCTGGCAAATTATTTTTGATCTCTCCCAACTTCAACCATTGATATGTAAAAGGCGAAATGAATCGACGAAAATTAGGACTCTTGACTAACCACTCACCCAAGAGCTCGGGCTTACGCAGTTTTTTTGCTTGCATGAAGCGTTTTTTAAATTCATTATCAGGCGCCGTTTTTAAAAGTGCATAAGAGCTAAAACGCATGAAGTCTTCTGTCGTCTTAGGTTTATTATCGACAATGAGAAATTGTGGAGATAAAAAGAACATCATTAATGCATTGCGGTAGGCGTCTTCGTATTCAAGTTTATCCACTTGAAAATCTTTAAAGATATATTGATAAATAATGTTATTTTTGATTCCCAATAAGCTGTGAAGAGTCTTGAATTTATCTCCTACTTGAGAAACACCAATATGCTTCTTTCTTTGTTCTTCATCAAATGATAAGGGGTGAATCTGTACATTGTACGGTCCCTCAATACGAACCTTTTTGAGACGAAGCATAGGGAAATCATATTTTATCGTACGAAAATATTTTGCTCCCATTTCTTCCCTTGCTTTTAAATCAGCTTCCTCGCCATATTTAAAATAAGCTAGTTTGCTTGCTAAATTCGACTCATTTGGATAATCAATATCTAAAGTAAAGCCAATGGCTGCACGGCGTTTCAAAGTGAATTCTATCGCATATTCACCCGCTGAAGAGACTTCCACTGACTCAAGATACTGAGTTGTCGCGTAAGCATCGCCCACACCTGGAGGAGCAATAAAAAATTTAATGGGTAAACCATAGGTATCTTCCCCTATGCGTTGCTTCCACTCTTTGAAAGTATCAACCAGGTCCTCACCATATTTTTTCTCTGTGATTTTTGAAAGATCCATATTCATGGCTTCTCCGTGGAATCGCAAAGTATAAGTCCCTGGGGGTAAACTTTTTTTCAGGATTTCACTGACAACTGCCGTATTTTCATCTGCTTTAACTTTTCTTGATTGCTTAGCTGTTTGCTTCTTCTCATCTAAATTTTTATAAGTCACTAAATCAATTCGATTTTGCCAATTCCAGCGTAAGTCAAGGTAGTTCTTACCATTAACTGAGGTGTGCACATTTCGAGTCAAACTAGGTTTCAAATTCAATTTATCTATTTGAGGTTTCAGTCCCACAAAACTTTTCAAAACGTCATACATAATATGATAATACTGCGCTAAATAATAAGGGCTCAGAACCTGTCTTTGATGTGTATAAAATATTTTTTCTGAATAGGCTGTATGCAATGAATCAAATGGATTGTAAGTACCTGTATTGAAATCGAATAAATCGACCATGGTATTTTCTATTTCAAAAGGTGTTAACACACGAGTATTTGCAGTTTCTTTTAAATTTTCATGCATGAGTTTTATAGAACTCAGCAACAATTCTTTTTCTTCATTTTCTAAAGGTTCCGCATCTTCTTCCGGCGGCATTTCTCCCTTAT from Lentisphaera profundi harbors:
- a CDS encoding LPS export ABC transporter periplasmic protein LptC, with protein sequence MKFIFLMVLFLFSVQAETQLKIKNARYSDVDETGFKKMDLLADEARFYGQDIKLTKYTLNIYQKKGTPILIKSPSCLYDQGAQKIKSTEKVSITFNEGKIDGVGYDVAVNDQNIRIRSQVKAVFKVSKQEKKKETKK
- the sfsA gene encoding DNA/RNA nuclease SfsA, translating into MTFESDLIPGKLIKRWKRFLSEIELETGEIVRAHCPNSGRMTQCMETGAPVLIRFVDDPKRKLKYTWELVHTGSHWVCINTMRANQVIKEALINKALPEFAKYAKIQPEYKVGKSRIDFFLENDDEKCFIEVKSVSYIEGDQCCFPDAPTSRGLKHLHELMELKKEGHRAVMLFLTMSDQPKYFKPATHVDPAYAQALKDAALAGVEILVYTCHSSAESMTLASKIPYSL
- a CDS encoding LptA/OstA family protein, translated to MKQFLIVLLFAMVLSAQETEAIKSVEQDSKLEKPLSDKETLKSKEGEKDTTGAKEGEKDTTGAKKPEVKKVPLRIQASSSSYNSKKGIAIFKRNVVVEDGDFYLECDEMHIFYSKAIKATEATAKQKATPATKGGIEKIVAIDNVKIRQSPNTATSDKAVYLLKDQTITLTGNPILISEDGQKMKSDHFVIHRDSETIESGPITIESDNSLEKAK
- the kdsB gene encoding 3-deoxy-manno-octulosonate cytidylyltransferase, which produces MTIVAVIPARYGSTRFPGKPLALISGRPMIQWTYEKAAASKVDKVIVATDNQQIFDCVKAFGGEVVMTRSDHPTGTDRIAEAVQGIDCELIINLQGDEPLLPTEVIDELVDRMLASPEVNMGTVAVKKDFSSEQYTNPNNVKVVLDNHQQALYFSRCAIPFSRNQPEEGDSIYLHWGIYAYRRKLLFDFITWPQGSLEKIESLEQLRVLEHGEKILVAISDRESVGVDTPEDVAKVEQLLKVQNS
- a CDS encoding RNA polymerase sigma factor; this translates as MSDNYITRQSLLMRACDGDDLKAWEEFLEFYRNFIYFLLRKMNINVNDIDDLYQRITMHLWKSLPKYDNSKGKFRSWLSTVARNEVLNYFRSNKNKKLEFTAEEPIIIDEPHIDEIIEKEWENFILQTALKNLESVFSGQAIEVFKLSLEGNSHHQISEKTEIKIDSVKVLKSRVKSRCVEEIKRLIHEYSD
- the lptB gene encoding LPS export ABC transporter ATP-binding protein, which produces MDYIIKAEGLVKEYKKKRVVKGVSFNVERGQIVGLLGPNGAGKTTSFYMVVGLVRPEEGKVLFNGENVTKLPMYKRARMGMGYLAQEPSVFRRLSVKDNIMAILEMLKLDKAERVKRMHNLIDELGLEKVADQAAVTLSGGERRRLEIARALVTNPSFLMLDEPFAGVDPIAVSEVQKIIRRLKDRGISILITDHSVRDMLSIVDYGYIMNKGELLCEGTSEFLVTDKKACEIYLGSDFEI
- the rsmG gene encoding 16S rRNA (guanine(527)-N(7))-methyltransferase RsmG, translating into MINLQESDAPLAELNIKLPQGFSEKAEEIYQVVTKINETHNLTRITSLEDFKIRHLIDSISSIGYYPELATDAIKILDLGCGGGFPCIPLAAYNPKLDITGLDSEGMKVKCVAQAAKELGLDNLKTIHARGRELAIKEEHKASYDLVTARAVATADKLIKECRQFLKPKGRILLYKTPDAIKKEDKLTQREAKKYKFDIELSPIFTLPNDAGERQFIVFHSQR
- a CDS encoding DUF1588 domain-containing protein; translated protein: MSEDNSSEATDMVLSMSAEDKEALRVKLAELEILEEKISTGELSEPNASDLMNEVLNELSEIEQRLIKNNAEFQQEASTEELQEIESELSEVAAAVELVPEVEDLEQLKVLKSSQNLKPWEGKSKVIKDEPKITLKDDQSNTDKENQVEPKSKPSLKTKTQAKRQKTNSGSKKPKLKIPTKVPRVQKKKPFPKALVALILIVGSLAYFHRPIIDYVKKQQADIAERNKVEEPKEKEKPKPKPKPKRIVKKEIIVEVEPEEVVEPEPEEVEELFTGELTHYSFNQVLKDNCISCHGEKGKEIEGEFNLVTLMNSKSLNTRAWAKVYRSINKGEMPPEEDAEPLENEEKELLLSSIKLMHENLKETANTRVLTPFEIENTMVDLFDFNTGTYNPFDSLHTAYSEKIFYTHQRQVLSPYYLAQYYHIMYDVLKSFVGLKPQIDKLNLKPSLTRNVHTSVNGKNYLDLRWNWQNRIDLVTYKNLDEKKQTAKQSRKVKADENTAVVSEILKKSLPPGTYTLRFHGEAMNMDLSKITEKKYGEDLVDTFKEWKQRIGEDTYGLPIKFFIAPPGVGDAYATTQYLESVEVSSAGEYAIEFTLKRRAAIGFTLDIDYPNESNLASKLAYFKYGEEADLKAREEMGAKYFRTIKYDFPMLRLKKVRIEGPYNVQIHPLSFDEEQRKKHIGVSQVGDKFKTLHSLLGIKNNIIYQYIFKDFQVDKLEYEDAYRNALMMFFLSPQFLIVDNKPKTTEDFMRFSSYALLKTAPDNEFKKRFMQAKKLRKPELLGEWLVKSPNFRRFISPFTYQWLKLGEIKNNLPDEESFSTYYAKNFEDAFRVEAELFVENLFKNNRPIREIVKADYAMLNPDLVDFYNGVGWAKLRGRDVAPVVSEFDFSQQEMTDENRGGILGMGAFLTSTGNGVDPLPLRRAAWISENILDSPLPSPPNVDVELFVSDQNAKTLRERLAVHAQDPACNSCHKKMDSLAIIMDRFDSIGGDNNHYVKDPVKINNQRINDLVELKDYLVKYEKATARAFSKKLISYMFGREPGVQDESKLDRIITECEKDGYRVADLYTAIIKQYFLN